The Faecalibacterium sp. I3-3-33 DNA window CCGCTGCTGGGCCGGCGTGGTGGGGCGCGTCTGGGGAGAAAGCCAGATGTCTGCCAGCACGAACAGCGCTTCGGCCAGTGCATTGGCATCGGCGGTGTGGATGGAGCCGTCCGCCATGCCCTGCCGGATCATGGGGGCAATACACTCCGGGGCCAGATGCGCTTCAATGTTGGTCAGCTCCATGGCAAGGAACTGCGGGTTGCTGCACAGGTGCGGCAAAGTCTGCGCGATCTGCTGCTGCCGCTGCCCGGCAAAGGAAGCTGCAAACACCGCCTGCAGCTTTTGCAGCCCGGTCAGGGCCGGGTCGTCCCGGATATGGCGCAGCGGCTCCCACATCTGGTCGCCCAAACGGTCGCCGACACGCTGCGCGATCTCCTCCTTGGAGCGGAAGTGATGGTACACCGCCCCTTTGGAAAGCTTTGTGGCATCAATGATGTCCTGCAGGGTGGTATTCTGGTAGCCCTTCTGGATAAAGAGCAGGGCGGCGGCGTCCAAGATCTTTTCAACGGTCTGTTCCGGGTATTTGTTGCGCGGCATGGCGGATGCTCCTTTTTTACAAACTAACGGTCTGTAAAAAGAATACAGCAGCCCGGCGGCTTTGTCAAGAGGGCGTGGAACCGAAAATCCATTCATTTCCGGCGGCGCTGCATTGCTTTTGTGCGGGGTTTCTGGTATGATACAATAGAGTTAAAAGGCGATTTTGGGAGGATGACAGATGG harbors:
- a CDS encoding TetR/AcrR family transcriptional regulator; the encoded protein is MPRNKYPEQTVEKILDAAALLFIQKGYQNTTLQDIIDATKLSKGAVYHHFRSKEEIAQRVGDRLGDQMWEPLRHIRDDPALTGLQKLQAVFAASFAGQRQQQIAQTLPHLCSNPQFLAMELTNIEAHLAPECIAPMIRQGMADGSIHTADANALAEALFVLADIWLSPQTRPTTPAQQRARNVVFQQMTHALGLDLLTDAQAEQLVQLCTPVKD